The proteins below are encoded in one region of Amycolatopsis acidiphila:
- the era gene encoding GTPase Era translates to MNHRSGFACFVGRPNAGKSTLTNALVGSKIAITSSKPQTTRHAIRGIVHRDDAQLVIVDTPGLHRPRTVLGERLNDIVYSTWSEVDVVGFCVPANEKVGPGDKFIANELRKIAKRTPVLGIVTKTDLANRQQIADQLLALQEVMEFAELIPVSASAGFQVKQLEDLLVQRLPEGPPLYPDGDLTDEPEQTLVAELIREAALEGVRDELPHSIAVTVEEMLPREGRDDLLDVHAFLYVERPSQKGIILGHKGERLRTVGSEARRHIEALLGTKVYLDLHIKVAKDWQRDPKQLRRLGF, encoded by the coding sequence GTGAACCACCGCTCGGGCTTCGCCTGTTTCGTCGGCCGCCCCAACGCCGGCAAGTCCACGCTGACGAACGCGCTCGTCGGCAGCAAGATCGCGATCACCTCCAGCAAGCCGCAGACCACCAGGCACGCGATCCGCGGCATCGTGCACCGCGACGACGCGCAGCTGGTCATCGTGGACACCCCGGGCCTGCACCGGCCGCGCACGGTGCTCGGCGAGCGGCTCAACGACATCGTGTACTCGACGTGGTCCGAAGTGGACGTCGTCGGGTTCTGCGTGCCCGCCAACGAAAAGGTCGGGCCCGGCGACAAGTTCATCGCGAACGAGCTGCGCAAGATCGCCAAGCGCACGCCGGTGCTCGGCATCGTCACCAAGACCGACCTCGCGAACCGCCAGCAGATCGCCGACCAGCTCCTCGCGCTGCAGGAGGTCATGGAGTTCGCGGAGCTGATCCCGGTGTCCGCTTCCGCCGGTTTCCAGGTGAAGCAGCTGGAAGACCTGCTGGTGCAGCGGCTGCCCGAGGGCCCGCCGCTCTACCCCGACGGCGACCTGACCGACGAGCCCGAGCAGACGCTCGTCGCGGAGCTGATCCGCGAAGCGGCGCTGGAGGGCGTACGGGACGAGCTGCCGCACTCGATCGCCGTCACGGTCGAGGAGATGCTCCCGCGCGAAGGCCGGGACGACCTGCTGGACGTGCACGCGTTCCTCTACGTCGAGCGGCCGAGTCAGAAGGGCATCATCCTCGGGCACAAGGGGGAGCGGCTGCGCACGGTCGGTTCGGAGGCGCGGCGGCACATCGAGGCCCTGCTGGGCACGAAGGTGTACCTCGACCTGCACATCAAGGTGGCCAAGGACTGGCAGCGCGACCCGAAACAACTGCGGCGGCTCGGCTTCTGA
- a CDS encoding isoprenyl transferase, whose translation MLRRGRQDTATALRAPDPHPSGARPPEIPAELVPNHVALVMDGNGRWANQRGLPRIEGHKRGEAVMIDVASGAVELGVKWLSVYAFSTENWKRSPEEVRFLMGFNRDTIRRQVDYLGSIGVRIRWAGRTPKLWRSVIKELQAAEEKTKNNTLLNMTMCVNYGGRAEIGDAARRIAQLVAEGKINPAKVDEKMLAKYLYQPEMPDVDLFLRPSGELRTSNFMLWQSAYAEFVFQDTLFPDFDRRQLWAACLEFAKRDRRFGAAVDAAKGAS comes from the coding sequence GTGCTGCGCAGGGGACGTCAGGACACCGCCACGGCGCTGCGGGCGCCTGACCCGCACCCGTCCGGGGCGCGTCCGCCGGAGATCCCGGCCGAGCTGGTGCCCAACCACGTCGCCCTCGTCATGGACGGCAACGGCCGCTGGGCCAACCAGCGTGGCCTGCCGCGGATCGAGGGGCACAAGCGTGGCGAGGCCGTCATGATCGACGTGGCCAGTGGCGCGGTCGAGCTCGGCGTGAAATGGCTGTCGGTGTACGCGTTCTCGACCGAGAACTGGAAGCGCAGCCCCGAAGAAGTGCGCTTCCTGATGGGGTTCAACCGGGACACGATCCGCCGTCAGGTGGACTACCTCGGGTCGATCGGCGTGCGGATCCGGTGGGCCGGGCGCACACCGAAGCTGTGGCGCAGCGTGATCAAGGAGCTGCAGGCCGCCGAGGAGAAGACCAAGAACAACACGCTGCTCAACATGACGATGTGCGTGAACTACGGTGGCCGGGCCGAGATCGGCGACGCGGCACGGCGGATCGCGCAGCTCGTGGCCGAGGGCAAGATCAACCCGGCCAAGGTCGACGAGAAGATGCTGGCGAAGTACCTGTACCAGCCCGAGATGCCGGACGTGGACCTGTTCCTGCGGCCGTCGGGGGAGCTGCGGACGTCGAACTTCATGCTGTGGCAATCGGCGTACGCGGAGTTCGTCTTCCAGGACACGTTGTTCCCCGACTTCGACCGGCGCCAGCTGTGGGCGGCGTGCTTGGAGTTCGCGAAGCGGGACCGCCGGTTCGGCGCCGCTGTCGATGCTGCGAAAGGTGCGTCATGA
- the recO gene encoding DNA repair protein RecO: MSLYRDTGVVLRVHKLGEADRIITLLTRHHGKVRAVAKGVRRTTSRFGARLEPFGHVDVQFYTGRTLDVITQVQTVDAFALPLVGDYQRYTAASAIAETADRLAAEEGEPAMRLYLLVTGALRALADGQRDASLVLDAFLLRAMSFAGWAPAIAECARCGLPGPHRAFSVQAGGSMCGNCRAPGSVHPAPEVLVLLEALLHGDWDIAEASVQGARRDASGLVAAHLQWHLERQLRSLPLVERRAREVTTGGS; encoded by the coding sequence GTGAGTCTCTATCGCGACACCGGTGTGGTGCTGCGGGTGCACAAGCTCGGTGAGGCCGACCGGATCATCACCCTGCTGACCCGCCACCACGGCAAGGTGCGCGCCGTGGCCAAGGGCGTGCGGCGCACCACCTCGCGGTTCGGTGCGCGGCTGGAACCCTTCGGCCACGTCGACGTGCAGTTCTACACCGGCCGCACGCTCGACGTGATCACCCAGGTGCAGACCGTGGACGCCTTCGCGCTGCCCCTGGTCGGCGACTACCAGCGCTACACCGCGGCCAGCGCGATCGCCGAGACGGCCGACCGGCTCGCGGCCGAGGAGGGCGAGCCGGCGATGCGGCTGTACCTGCTGGTCACCGGGGCGCTGCGCGCGCTCGCGGACGGGCAGCGGGACGCATCGCTGGTGCTCGACGCCTTCCTGTTGCGTGCCATGTCCTTCGCGGGCTGGGCGCCGGCCATCGCCGAGTGCGCGCGATGCGGCCTGCCCGGTCCGCACCGGGCGTTCAGCGTGCAGGCGGGCGGGTCGATGTGCGGCAACTGCCGGGCGCCGGGGTCGGTGCATCCCGCGCCGGAGGTGCTGGTGCTGCTGGAGGCGCTGCTGCACGGTGACTGGGACATCGCCGAGGCTTCGGTGCAGGGCGCCCGCCGGGACGCGAGCGGCCTGGTCGCCGCCCACCTGCAGTGGCACCTCGAACGTCAGCTCCGCTCGCTCCCCCTGGTGGAGCGGCGCGCACGAGAGGTGACCACCGGGGGTTCGTAG